In Fibrobacter sp. UWR4, the genomic stretch AATACTTTAGACAAGAACAGCAAGATTTATGTGGCAGGGCACCACGGTTTGGTGGGCTCTGCAATTTGGAACAATCTTAAGGCTCGCGGCTACAACAACCTGGTTGGCCGCACACACAAGGAACTGGACCTTACCGACCAGTACGCCGTAAAGAAGTTCTTTGACGAAGAACAGCCTGACGCAGTGGTGCTTGCCGCAGCATTCGTGGGTGGAATCATGGCAAACTCCTTGTACCGTGCCGACTTCATGATGATGAACATGAAGATCCAGTGCAACGTGTTCAGCGAAGCCTACGCCCACAACGTAAAGAAGTTCCTGTTCCTAGGTTCCACCTGTATTTACCCCAAGAACGCACCCCAGCCTATGAAGGAAGATGCCCTCTTGACCAGCGAGTTGGAGTACACCAACGAAGAGTACGCCATTGCAAAGATTGCCGGCCTCAAGATGTGCGAAAGCTATAACCTGCAGTACGGCACCAACTACATCGCTGTGATGCCCACCAACCTCTACGGTCCCAACGACAACTTCCACCTGGAAAACAGCCACGTAATGCCCGCCATGATGCGCAAGGTGTACCTGGCAAAGCTCATTCACGATAACGACTGGGCTAGCATCAAGGTAGATATGGACAAGCGCCCGGTAGAAGGCATCAACGGCGACGCCTCCCAGGAAGAAATCCTCAAGGTTTTGGCCAAGTACGGCATCGAGAACAACAAGGTGACCCTTTGGGGCACCGGCAAGCCCCTCCGCGAATTCCTGTGGAGCGAAGACATGGCCGACGCATCCGTGCATGTTCTCTTGAATGTGAACTTCAGCGACATCATCGGCATTGAAAAATACTCCAGCGTACATTACGGCGCAAGCGTGGATGGTGCGGTAGACCGTAACCACAGCGCAGGCCGCGGCGGCGCCATCCCCAAGCTGGGCGAAATCCGCAACTGCCACATTAACGTGGGCACCGGCAAGGAACTGACCATCCGCGAACTGAGCGAATTGGTGGTCAAGGCCGTAGGCTTTGAAGGCGAAGTGTATTTCGACTCCAGCAAGCCTGATGGCACCATGCGCAAGCTTATTAACGTGGACAAACTCCATAGCCTGGGCTGGACCCACAAAGTTGAAATTGACCAGGGCGTTCAGAAGCTCTTCGACTGGTACAAGGAAAGTTTAT encodes the following:
- a CDS encoding GDP-L-fucose synthase; its protein translation is MNTLDKNSKIYVAGHHGLVGSAIWNNLKARGYNNLVGRTHKELDLTDQYAVKKFFDEEQPDAVVLAAAFVGGIMANSLYRADFMMMNMKIQCNVFSEAYAHNVKKFLFLGSTCIYPKNAPQPMKEDALLTSELEYTNEEYAIAKIAGLKMCESYNLQYGTNYIAVMPTNLYGPNDNFHLENSHVMPAMMRKVYLAKLIHDNDWASIKVDMDKRPVEGINGDASQEEILKVLAKYGIENNKVTLWGTGKPLREFLWSEDMADASVHVLLNVNFSDIIGIEKYSSVHYGASVDGAVDRNHSAGRGGAIPKLGEIRNCHINVGTGKELTIRELSELVVKAVGFEGEVYFDSSKPDGTMRKLINVDKLHSLGWTHKVEIDQGVQKLFDWYKESLSR